A region of the Sminthopsis crassicaudata isolate SCR6 chromosome 6, ASM4859323v1, whole genome shotgun sequence genome:
AGTCAGAGAAGCCAAATAATAGCCAGAGTCTGAGCAATCCCTGGAGGTCAAATAATAAAagcctcttttctccctctacccCAAAAAGATCCTCCCCACCTACTAAAAGTCTCATACTCATCAGGAaattgaaaaggagagaaaaggctgGCATGGGCAAATAGCCCTTTCAGAGGGTTACCCCTTCCTAACTCCCTAAAGAACACCAAACAATTATTGCAGTTTTCCTCTAAGAGCCAACACCCAATTGGCTCTAACATGGAACTCTTGCCCAATGATTCCGAACTTTAGTAGCAATCTGCATCCCAGAAAGCCAGAATGCATCTCTCTTTGAGAAATGGTGCCCCAAAGTCCCAGTTCCCAGCTGAGAAGCTTCTCCGGGATGCTCATTAAAAGCACTTTCAGCTTTTCCATGCATTAACTTCTAAGGAGAGCTGAGTCTCTCCAGCCTTCTGCAATTAGCTATAGCTCCCAGTGACCAGCTCTCATCCCCCTGCTGATTAAAAAGTGAAAGGAGCAATTATGTCATAGATGGGATGGAGTCCTTCTGTGGGAAAAGGCTTCTTGCTTCCTATGGCTCATGACTCTGACTTCTACCTGTCTTGGCCCCTCTGGGGGTCACTGAGGGTTTGAGGTCAGAGGGCCTGTGGAGTCCAGCCTCCCCACTTCCAGAGTTCCTGGTGCATCACCATGCTatccttgtgtttgcagggacACTGGGTGGCAGCAGAGTCCCAAAGAGGATTCCTGAGTGCAGAGGCAGGCACCGGAGAGCTCTCAGCCTGGGAGCGTGGTCAGGCTAACTTGTCAAAGGGCATGGGGCATCTCAGCTTAAGCAGGAGCAAGGACGAAGGGCTCGTCTTCCGCATTATCATCCTCGTTCTGACAGAGGCCGTGGGGCTGGCCGGGCTGGCCGGCAATGGCATCGTTCTGTGGCTCCTGAGCAGCCGCATCCATCGGAACAACTTCTCCATCTACCTCCTCGACTTGGCCAGTGCCGACTTCCTCTTCCTTTGTTGCCACCTGGTGATGGTCATTCCCGAAACTCTAGACATTTTCTTCGCCTTCCCCAGTTATGTGTCTGACAGCCTCCTGGCCCTAAGGTTCTTCTTCTACACGGTAGGCCTGAGCCTCCTGGGGGCCATCAGCATGGAGCAGTGCGCCGCCACGCTCTGGCCCGCGTGCTACCGCCGCCGCCGGCCCCCGCACACGTCGGCCATCGTGTGTGCGTTTCTCTGGGCCCTCTGCCTCTTGCTGCACTTCCTGTCTTATGGGACCTGTGGGGAGCTCTCGGGCGGCAACGGGGGGATGGTGTGCAGCCACGTTGGCTTGGCTCGAGTGGGCTTGCTCTTCCTCCTCTTGTTCGCAATGTGTGTGTCCAGTCTGATCCTACTGGTCCGGGTGGAGTGTGGCTCCCAGCATCGCTGGCCCCAGAAATTCTACCTGATTATTCTCTTCACGGTGCTCACGTTCCTCTTCTGTGGCCTTCCCTTTGGCATCTACAGGCTCTCCCTCAACTGGCTGATCATTCCTCCCCACTACTATTGCCTGGGAATTCTCCTGGCCTGCGTCAATAGCTCAGCCAAGCCACCAATCTACTTCTGCGTGGGCAGCCTCAGGCAGCGCAGATTCCGGGAGCCCCTCAAGGCCGTCCTCCTGAGGGCTCTGGGTGATGAGGAagagctgggggagggaggagagatgcTGGACACAGGGCCTGTGGAGATATAGGCCTCGGCCCATGGCCTGCCCCTCAGGACAACCGCTTCATTTCCCTCGGCCCAGATCCCTTGCCCCTGCCAGTGAGATAGGATGCTGCTCTAACTTGGTTCCCAGAATCTTTCTTTCTGGGATGTCTCTGTCTTGGAGTAGCCAGGGCCTGAACTGGTTTATTGAACGTAGAGGCTAGAATTCAATATAACCCTCCTGCCCCTTGGCTAGGTAAGAGGGAAGGTGAGGTTTCCCGATCCCCTTCAGGGGAATCCAAATGTGTTCCTCAGTGGGATCAGGTAGCTGAAAGCACAGGGTTGTGATGCAGAGATTGCTAAATGCATTTAAACTCCTTCATCAAGTGAGTTCCTAGCTAGCAGAAACCACTCTCCTCAGGCAATCACCTCCGATGGTGCTCCTCCAGCACAGTCCCACTTCCAAGCGAGTTCCTGGCAGCTACCTCTCTAGATCCCAAggtctctcttccctccccctcatcCCTGCCATGAGGCATTGTCCAGGGTATCTCACTCCATGGATCCTAATTCAGAAGGCTCCCCACAATCCTTCCTGTCCCCCAGGGCTGAGCAGTTGTGCTGTTTCTCTTCTGTGTAGACAAGCACATCGCAGATGtactttctctgtattcttccctCCCAAGTTAAACTACAGCTGCTGCAAGGAGTCAGTGGATGGGATTTTTATATTAGAAGTTCACGAAATTTAGAGGACACATGAAGAAATCTTGCCACCAAAGATGGAGCAAGAACAATCTCATCAAGATGGCGATGGTTGGCAGGTCCTGGAGCCACTGTGATGGCCAGTCTAATGCACAAAGATTCAAaggtgaaggaagagaaaggactAAGATGACCACTGCCTTTGGGGGCCTGGCTTAGCCCACCTCTGAAGAGACCTCCCTTCCCCATGCTCTTGAACTTGGGATTGGAactttaaagctgaaagggacctgtaaggcCACCTAGCcttaaaggaaactgaggctctcaaAGCCTACCAACAAAATCAATAAGCATCCATTAAGTGCTTACTTAGATGATTCTCCCAATCTAGCCACTCACTAAGTAGAGTCAAGAGCATTTATCGTGTTTTTCTGACTCTCTACCCACAATATAATGTTGTCTAATCTGGGAAGGGGAGCAAAAAAGACTAATTGTTCCCTGGATGGTGCTTTGAATAGGTGAAACCCCATGATGGTGGCAGTAGGGGAAGGATACAAACTAGTATGAAgctaggggagagggggaagttATCAGATATGGTGGTCTTACGATcccaggaggaagaaaggaaaatggatgATCCTTTTAAAGGCTGCCCCTGGACTTGACCTGTCCAGGTGCAGCTAAGTTCTTATCACTTCCAGTACATGAGTGGGATGCCTAGAGCCTTCACTCCCCTACCTAGGCAATTCACTGACTTTAGGCAGAGTGACTTGAAGCTCTCACTCTGACACAGCAAtcatttttctatctctgttgCAACAGACAGATGCTAGGGATTGACTGGCAAGGCCCATGGTCCCACACAGGGCATGGGAATTTCCAGAAAATGGCAGCAGAGAGAGATGGGACCAGAGAGAGGCAGCCTGCTAAATACGAGGCCCATGAATCTCAGGTcgaagaaattaaaaaccatttttgGACTAATGATTCCTTGACCCAAGTCACTGATAAACACATTAACTGGCACAGAGACAGTGACTGAGGCTCCACTAGAGAGCTCCATCCAAGTAACAATGCTGATGTTAACAATGGCCTCTTGGGTCTGGCCATTTAAGCAGTCCTGAATCCATCTAATTGTCTGTATCTTGCCCAAAACTCTTTATCATTTCCATAAGAATAAGCATGGAAGACTGTCAAGTGCTTTGCTTAAACTTAGGTTACCCATCTCTGCAGCATTGTCATGAACTACCTGTCTAGTTATTCtgttaaaaaataatactaataaggTTGTTTTCAGCATGGACGATGCTTCCCTAAGCCATGCTGTCTATGAACAATTCCTGTTTCTTTCTTGGTTGTTCACTTCATTATATCCATTCTAGaatattgccaaggctagcactCACACTTAAATAAGGGTTCTGGTAAGCAGAATTCACTCTCTCCCCCTTTAGAAATGTGTCACTTATGCTTTCCTAGTCTTGAAGTACCTGTTCTGGTGATCACAGTCACgtctcctctctgtttctcctccAGATTCATCCTCCCTAATTTTTTACTCGGGTCTCCCTCTTCTGGCTGCTCTGCAGCTTATCAAGGCTCTTCTGACAATGGTGTCCCAGAGATGACCACAATATACCAGATATGGTCTGACGAGAGCAGATGATGGACATCAGAGACATAATAACCTCCTTTCTGGCCTTTTAGAccaggattttcagagtttccaAAAACATCACAGAATTTCTTAGGTGAATTTATGAGAAAGTCTTGTTCTACAGCTCTGTAAACTGGCTAATGGTTTCATAATTGCTTTATTATTAGGTGAAAGAGTGATGTCAGGGATTGGCtcaatttttcttatgtttctatAACCACTGTTTTTgtccccaatttttttccttctacaatCTCATTTAAAACCACTCCTTTCtctggaaaaaaggagagaggttGGGAACCCAGGATGTAGACTTTGGGGTGACAGGTTTAGGTTACTGGATGTTCCCTACAAGTAGATGCTGCTGCTCTGTTTATTTATTAAAGAGAATTGCATCATTCCCTTATGTGTGCCCCTTCCCATCGATTCAAGGTAGCAGCTCACACGCTGGTCAAGCTTCCAAAACTTGGGCTCTCCACACACTAAAACAAGACCTTCCCTATCACTGATAAAGACCCCTGTTCCTCCCAAAGGAAGAAGACTCCCATAACATCATCTGGAAGTAAGGTCTCATGTGATTGGAGGGAGGTTGAAGTCCCATTTATTGTCTGCCAAGAACTCATAATAGTTGAAAGCTACATGGCTGATACGGTGTatctatatacatgcacatgGGTGATATGTGTATCTAAACATGTGCACATGGGTAGtactatgtatctatatacatgcatgtggGTGATACAATGTTTCCACATATGTGCACACGGCCAATACAATGTATCTACATATGTGTGCATGGCTGATACagtgtatctatatatgtgcaCATGGCTGATACAATGTATCTGTATATGTGCATGTGGTTGATACAATGTATCTATATATGGGTGATGTGTTGTATCTATGTATTGCACTGGTGATACAATGTATCTGTGTGCATATAAGTGATATAATGTATCTAAACATGTGCACATGGGTGATACCATGGATCGCTTTTCTTCATCTACACATTAACCTAGGCCCCTATATATGTGCACATGGGTGATACCATGGATCGCTTTTCTTCATCTACACACTAACCTAGGCTCCTATATATGTGCACATGGGTGATACCATGGATCTATATGTGTGCACCTGGGTATATATGTACACCTGTACATCTCTATACTATATATGCCGCCGTACACCGAGAGATAGACACATGATCCAAAGGAGGCCCTGCGCCAGGGGAGATGAGAGAGGTGTTTTTGCTGGATCCATGCCAGGGCTGACATGTTCAACAGGACCCCAGAAGATAGGCCTGGAGTGAGTTAACCTCCTAAGAGGAAGTTAACATATTGTCCTATAtgtacttaatatttgttgaagcAGGAATGAGTGTATGAGGTGTCATGGCATCAGGCCCCCACATCTTCCAGGGCTATAATAGTTACTTAGCACTCATTACAACACACACAGCACAGAGCCTGCAGACTCTGGGGTCTTTGCCCCTTCACACCAAGCAGACTACCAGATTTAGAGGGAGGGAATAAGCTCTCATTCCAACATGTCGACCACTTTCCTACCTATGCTGCCACACAGGAATTGGCTTGTAAGGCCCTATGATCCTGCCCTCAGTGAGGGAGTGTCCTGCTACAGTCCAGTCAGAGGAGTTGAAAGGGCACACAGCTGCTTTGCAGATGCAAGGGCAACAATCAGCTGTGGCCCATGGGTTGGATGTTCCTCAGAAGGCTGACTTGGAAGGAGACCAAATTCCCCCTTTCCCTCAATGCAGAAATCCACCATTGGGGATTTATCTCAACAAATTTTTCCCAGAACCATCGGTCCTCATCTCcaactagaaggaatcttagaggtaTTGAGCCCAATCCCcctcattttccagctgaagaaactgaggcacagagaaacgAAATTATTTGTCCAGCATCCCACAGGTAAAAATCATCACAGCATCAGAGACAGCATTGGATCAGCATATAAAACCAACTGCAAAATCCTACAGTTTCTCTCCTCACAATATTCTTTGTATTGTCTTGTCCCATTTTCTCCACTGGCATAGCCACTGACCccattcaggccctcatcacctctcctCTGTCTACTATAGTAACTTCCTAATTGGGCTCCTTGCCTCCCGTTTCACTCTCCACAAAACAgcaaagggatttttaaaagactgaatTCAATGATTTGGTTCCTGTGATGAATGAAGTCCAAGTCTTCTCATGATCTCTATGATTAATGAGAAAATGTCAGGCACTCTGGCTTTTCACAATTTGTTGCTTCATTGCTTCTAATACCCACATATCCTTTTGCACCGCCCCCCCcaaggcagttgaggttaagtgacttgcccagggtcacacagctaggaagtattaaatgtctgaggccagatttgaactcaggtcctcctgactccagggctggtgctctatccactgcactacctagctgccccaatatgcACATATTCTACAATCCATCCATGCAAGGCTAACTTGCTGGTCTTGACACACAATGCTCCAACACCCATCTACTTGTCTCTCAAGTGATAATCCCCCATGCTTAGaatgccctccctcctcacctctacctcctgtgttccttcaagtctcaactcaTGCAATATGCAgtgcaggaagcctttcccaaagcctcctttccttcccctccttccccccaagtAATGTTTTCCCTCCTAAATTACTTTACATTCAATTTGCATTGTtccatatatacttatatacctacACAATAGGTGCTGAGTCCAAGAGGCTGAAACActatcccttttctctccccattaTGGGGATCCCTAAGCTCTGAAGTTACATacatggggggcagctaggtggcgcagtggagagagcaccagccttgaattcaggaggacccgagttcaaatatgatctcagacacttaacacttcctagctgtgtgaccctggacaagtcacttaaccccagcctcaaaaaagaaaaaaaaaaaaaaaaagaaaaaagaaaaaaagttacataCATGGGTTAGTCCTCGGAGAGCCTGACCTCCAAAGGGAAGTGTCAAGTTCTCTTATTTCACTGACTCATTGAACCCCACCTCAGTGCACCCAGGAAAATGACTTAAATCTTAGATTTAGCGCATGTCTAGGGAGTCCTCAAAAGAAGAAGCAGAATGGTAACAAGATAAGCCAGGTAAAAATggctttgctaagaaaacataggaaaaaatattagccATGAGCTCACTCAAATTCAAGACATATCCTCCCTCAAATACATACAACATGAGTAAAAAAAGCAGAGTACACTAGGAATAGGGTATTCCTGTAGGAACTCCACATGGTCAGCTAACTTGTCCTGTCACTGCAGGAACCCGatgtcattattattcccatagTTTCTTCACATTATTCAACagataaataagcatttattaagcacctgctgtgtggtAAGCAATGTACCTATctctggggattcaaagaaaagggaaagacgGTTCCTACCAGGAGGCAATGTGCAAACTGCTGGGGACAAACAAGCTGTGTCGCCAAGGCTGATGGGCTTGGTTTTTGGAAACCATCAGGGACAGAACCAATCTTCATCAGTCAATGGCCAACAACGTCTCTTAGTCCATCAGAGAGTACCTCCTCACACCTTGGAAATGGCTTAGAGGGGACAGATG
Encoded here:
- the MRGPRE gene encoding mas-related G-protein coupled receptor member E — translated: MVRAPHPGDARGCKQLSGSRPDPEARWAGKEAPAAGTSPCGPAVPSPLHPGRWMESKTELGAARSHWADRRGSLGSLTAQGGHWVAAESQRGFLSAEAGTGELSAWERGQANLSKGMGHLSLSRSKDEGLVFRIIILVLTEAVGLAGLAGNGIVLWLLSSRIHRNNFSIYLLDLASADFLFLCCHLVMVIPETLDIFFAFPSYVSDSLLALRFFFYTVGLSLLGAISMEQCAATLWPACYRRRRPPHTSAIVCAFLWALCLLLHFLSYGTCGELSGGNGGMVCSHVGLARVGLLFLLLFAMCVSSLILLVRVECGSQHRWPQKFYLIILFTVLTFLFCGLPFGIYRLSLNWLIIPPHYYCLGILLACVNSSAKPPIYFCVGSLRQRRFREPLKAVLLRALGDEEELGEGGEMLDTGPVEI